In the genome of Bremerella sp. P1, the window GGCTGATCATACGACCAACCAATATCTAGTTGTGCTGCCCGCCCCGGTATCTCCAATGACCAATAACTCGCCTGTCCCTTCCACTCACAGAAGGTTCGGCTTTCGGATCGGCTGAGATACTGTTGATCTACATCCGTCAGTGGTAGGTAGAACGTTGGCGGACTAGCCGTTTCACAGACGCGCAAGCTCCGTGCCGTGCGTGCAATAATGGTCTCGCCAGAACGGATAATTACCTCGCGATTATCCTCCACAATCGCTGGAGGTCTCGGGTAATCCCAGACCGATTCCTGCCCTTCCTTAG includes:
- a CDS encoding DUF427 domain-containing protein, yielding MEHSERIKLARGQWKNTGQRRPAFAIEPKEGQESVWDYPRPPAIVEDNREVIIRSGETIIARTARSLRVCETASPPTFYLPLTDVDQQYLSRSESRTFCEWKGQASYWSLEIPGRAAQLDIGWSYDQPSVQFEPIKGFFSFYPGRIDCFVDGHPVLPQAGNFYGGWITPEIVGPFKGESGTFGW